The following proteins are encoded in a genomic region of Pseudomonas saponiphila:
- the istA gene encoding IS21 family transposase, with product MEMMGKIRRMYFRDKLSLHEIAKRTGLARNTIRKWVRAPEAKQPVYLRRAIFNKLSPFHGTLEQALKADSLRPKQQRRSAKALLAQIKAEGYDGGYSQLTAFVRAWRGDQGKAAHAFVPLTFALGEAFQFDWSEEGLLIGGIYRRMQVSHLKLCASRAFWLVAYPSQGHEMLFDAHTRSFSALGGVPRRGIYDNMKTAVDKVNKGKGRTVNARFAVMCAHYLFDPDFCNVASGWEKGIVEKNVQDSRRRIWLDAQDRQFHSFEELNAWLGQRCRALWSELPHPQYSGLSVAEVLELERAEMMPMPAPFDGYVERAARVSSTCLVSMGRNRYSVPCEYAGKWLSCRLYPTRIEVVADDVLIASHARLLDRDQVNYDWQHYIPLIERKPGALRNGAPFADLPTPLRQLKHGLTRHAGGDRIMAQVLAAVPVAGLDAVLVAVELVLEAGTLSAEHVLNVVARLTATEPPPSVETHLQLKEAPVANTARYDRLRGSVEEIRHA from the coding sequence ATGGAAATGATGGGCAAAATTCGGCGGATGTATTTCCGCGACAAGCTGTCGTTGCATGAGATAGCCAAGCGCACCGGATTGGCGCGCAACACCATTCGCAAGTGGGTCAGAGCGCCGGAAGCCAAGCAGCCGGTGTACCTGCGCCGGGCCATTTTCAACAAGCTGAGTCCGTTTCACGGCACGCTGGAGCAGGCGCTTAAAGCCGACTCGCTGCGTCCCAAGCAACAACGGCGCAGTGCCAAGGCGCTGCTGGCACAAATCAAAGCCGAGGGTTATGACGGTGGCTACAGCCAGCTCACCGCGTTTGTCCGTGCCTGGCGCGGGGATCAGGGCAAGGCAGCGCACGCCTTTGTGCCGTTGACCTTTGCCCTTGGCGAGGCGTTTCAGTTTGACTGGAGCGAGGAAGGCTTGCTGATCGGCGGCATTTACCGGCGCATGCAGGTGTCGCACCTGAAGCTGTGCGCGAGCCGTGCCTTCTGGCTGGTGGCTTATCCGAGCCAAGGTCACGAGATGCTGTTCGACGCGCATACGCGCTCGTTCAGCGCCTTAGGCGGCGTGCCACGCCGAGGCATTTACGACAACATGAAGACGGCCGTCGACAAGGTCAACAAGGGCAAAGGCCGCACGGTGAATGCGCGCTTCGCGGTGATGTGCGCGCACTACCTGTTCGATCCGGATTTCTGCAACGTTGCCTCAGGTTGGGAAAAGGGCATCGTCGAAAAGAACGTGCAGGACAGTCGCAGGCGTATCTGGCTGGACGCCCAAGACCGTCAATTCCACTCCTTCGAGGAACTCAATGCCTGGCTCGGGCAGCGCTGCCGCGCACTCTGGAGCGAGCTTCCGCACCCGCAATACAGCGGGCTGAGCGTGGCTGAGGTGTTGGAGTTGGAGCGGGCCGAAATGATGCCCATGCCCGCGCCCTTCGACGGTTACGTCGAGCGTGCGGCGCGGGTTTCCAGCACCTGCCTGGTCAGCATGGGACGAAACCGCTACTCGGTACCCTGTGAGTACGCCGGCAAGTGGCTCAGTTGCCGCCTGTATCCGACGCGGATCGAGGTGGTAGCTGATGACGTATTGATTGCCAGCCACGCGCGCTTGCTGGATCGCGACCAGGTCAACTATGACTGGCAGCACTACATCCCGCTGATCGAGCGCAAGCCGGGCGCACTGCGCAATGGCGCTCCTTTTGCGGATCTACCAACACCACTGCGGCAACTCAAACACGGCCTGACACGTCATGCCGGCGGTGACCGGATCATGGCGCAAGTCCTGGCTGCCGTACCCGTCGCCGGACTCGATGCCGTATTGGTGGCCGTTGAACTGGTACTCGAAGCCGGCACCCTGAGCGCCGAACACGTCTTGAATGTCGTGGCGCGGCTGACAGCGACCGAGCCACCGCCCTCCGTCGAGACTCACTTGCAGCTCAAGGAAGCGCCTGTCGCGAACACGGCGCGCTACGACCGTTTACGCGGCAGCGTCGAGGAGATCCGTCATGCGTGA
- a CDS encoding MacB family efflux pump subunit, whose amino-acid sequence MQTPLIDLRDIRKSYGGGDSPQVDVLRGIDLSIHAGEFVAIVGASGSGKSTLMNILGCLDRPTSGEYRFAGENVAQLDSDELAWLRREAFGFVFQGYHLIPSASAQENVEMPAIYAGTPGAARHTRAAALLQRLGLASRSGNRPHQLSGGQQQRVSIARALMNGGHIILADEPTGALDSHSGAEVMTLLDELASQGHVVILITHDREVAARAKRIIEIRDGEIISDTAQQDPSVQTSTNPGALQAVDLRQRLADGGDASGAWKGELLDAVQAAWRVMWINRFRTALTLLGIVIGVASVVVMLAVGEGSKRQVMAQMGAFGSNIIYLSGRTPNPRAPLGVITLDDVAALATLPQVKRIMAVNGAEAGVRFGNVDHMSYVGGNDTNFPHIFNWPVVEGSYFSEADEHAGAAVAVIGKKVREKLLKDVANPIGQYILIENVPFQVVGVLAGKGAPSGDQDSDDRIAIPYSAASTRLFGSRNPEYVAIAAADARKVKEAEQAINELMLRLHHGKHDFELTNNAAMIQAEARTQNTLSLMLGAIAAISLLVGGIGVMNIMLMTVRERTREIGIRMATGARQRDILRQFLTEAVMLSVVGGLTGIALALLIGGVLILSEVAVAFSLIAVLGAFGCALVTGVIFGFMPARKAARLDPVTALTSE is encoded by the coding sequence ATGCAAACGCCGCTGATCGACCTCAGAGACATCCGCAAATCCTACGGTGGCGGCGACAGCCCGCAAGTCGACGTGCTGCGCGGCATCGACCTGTCGATCCACGCCGGGGAATTCGTCGCCATCGTCGGCGCCTCGGGCTCCGGCAAATCGACCCTGATGAACATCCTCGGCTGCCTGGACCGCCCCACCTCCGGCGAGTACCGGTTCGCCGGCGAGAACGTCGCCCAGCTCGACAGCGACGAACTGGCCTGGCTGCGCCGCGAAGCCTTTGGCTTCGTGTTCCAGGGCTACCACCTGATCCCCTCGGCCTCAGCCCAGGAAAACGTCGAGATGCCGGCCATCTATGCCGGCACCCCGGGCGCCGCACGCCACACCCGCGCCGCCGCCCTGCTGCAGCGCCTGGGCCTGGCCAGCCGCAGCGGCAACCGCCCGCATCAATTGTCCGGCGGCCAGCAGCAACGGGTGTCCATCGCCCGCGCACTGATGAACGGTGGGCACATCATCCTCGCCGACGAACCCACCGGCGCCCTGGACAGCCACAGTGGCGCCGAAGTCATGACCCTGCTGGACGAACTGGCCAGCCAGGGTCACGTGGTGATCCTCATCACCCACGACCGCGAAGTGGCGGCCCGGGCCAAGCGCATCATCGAAATCCGCGACGGCGAAATCATCAGCGACACCGCCCAGCAGGACCCGTCGGTACAGACCAGCACCAACCCCGGCGCCCTGCAAGCGGTGGACCTGCGCCAGCGCCTGGCCGACGGCGGCGACGCCAGCGGCGCCTGGAAAGGCGAACTGCTGGATGCGGTGCAGGCCGCCTGGCGCGTGATGTGGATCAACCGCTTCCGCACCGCCCTGACCCTGCTGGGGATCGTCATCGGCGTAGCCTCGGTGGTGGTGATGCTGGCCGTGGGTGAAGGCAGCAAGCGCCAGGTGATGGCGCAGATGGGAGCGTTCGGGTCGAACATCATTTACCTCAGTGGCCGCACCCCCAACCCCCGCGCGCCCCTGGGCGTCATCACCCTGGATGACGTGGCCGCCCTGGCCACCCTGCCCCAGGTCAAGCGCATCATGGCGGTCAATGGCGCCGAAGCCGGGGTGCGCTTCGGCAACGTCGACCACATGAGCTATGTGGGCGGCAACGACACCAACTTCCCGCACATCTTCAACTGGCCGGTGGTCGAAGGCAGCTATTTCAGTGAAGCGGACGAGCATGCCGGCGCGGCCGTCGCAGTGATCGGCAAGAAGGTCCGGGAAAAGCTGCTCAAGGACGTGGCCAACCCTATCGGCCAATACATCCTGATCGAGAACGTGCCCTTCCAGGTGGTCGGGGTACTGGCCGGCAAGGGTGCGCCCTCCGGGGACCAGGACAGCGACGACCGTATCGCCATACCCTACTCCGCCGCCAGCACCCGCCTGTTCGGCAGTCGCAACCCGGAATACGTGGCGATTGCCGCCGCCGATGCGCGCAAGGTCAAGGAGGCCGAACAAGCCATCAACGAGCTGATGCTGCGCCTGCACCACGGCAAGCACGATTTCGAACTGACCAACAACGCTGCGATGATCCAGGCCGAGGCCCGCACCCAGAACACCCTGTCATTGATGCTTGGCGCGATTGCCGCGATCTCACTGCTGGTGGGCGGCATCGGGGTGATGAACATCATGCTCATGACCGTGCGCGAACGCACCCGGGAGATCGGTATCCGCATGGCCACTGGCGCTCGCCAGCGCGACATCCTGCGCCAGTTCCTCACCGAGGCGGTGATGCTCTCGGTGGTCGGCGGCCTGACCGGCATCGCCCTGGCCCTGCTGATCGGTGGCGTACTGATCCTCAGTGAAGTGGCGGTTGCCTTCTCCCTGATCGCCGTTCTCGGGGCCTTCGGCTGCGCCCTGGTCACCGGCGTCATCTTCGGCTTCATGCCGGCCCGCAAAGCTGCCCGGCTCGACCCGGTCACGGCCCTTACCAGTGAATGA
- the istB gene encoding IS21-like element ISPst3 family helper ATPase IstB, whose protein sequence is MRDLMAELKELRLHGMANAWADLTAQGESALASSKWLLEHLLQQEHADRAMRSVSHQMNMAKLPMHRDLAGFDFSASSADARLIRELASLAFTDTAQNVVLIGGPGTGKTHLATALAVSGITLHGKRVRFYSTVDLVNLLEREKHDGKAGRIAQALLRMDLVILDELGYLPFSQAGGALLFHLLSKLYEHTSVVITTNLSFAEWSRVLGDAKMTTALLDRLTHHCHIVETGNESYRLQHSSLAAQAKIKSRERKRKDDQKPVDDEPF, encoded by the coding sequence ATGCGTGATCTCATGGCAGAACTCAAAGAGCTGCGCCTGCACGGCATGGCCAATGCTTGGGCGGACTTGACGGCGCAGGGTGAGTCGGCCCTAGCCTCCTCGAAATGGTTGCTCGAACACCTGCTGCAACAGGAGCATGCGGATCGCGCCATGCGCTCGGTGAGCCATCAAATGAACATGGCCAAGCTGCCCATGCACCGTGACCTGGCTGGCTTCGACTTCAGCGCCTCCAGCGCCGACGCACGGCTGATCAGGGAACTGGCCAGCCTGGCCTTCACCGACACGGCACAGAACGTGGTACTCATCGGCGGGCCGGGCACCGGCAAGACCCACCTGGCCACCGCGCTAGCCGTGTCCGGCATCACTCTGCACGGCAAGCGCGTGCGCTTCTACTCCACGGTTGACCTGGTCAATCTGCTGGAGCGCGAGAAGCATGACGGTAAAGCCGGGCGCATCGCCCAAGCACTGCTGCGCATGGACTTGGTCATCCTCGATGAGCTGGGTTACTTGCCATTCAGTCAGGCTGGCGGTGCTCTGCTTTTTCACCTGCTGTCCAAGCTGTACGAGCACACCAGCGTCGTGATCACGACCAACCTGAGCTTCGCAGAATGGTCGCGCGTGCTCGGCGACGCCAAGATGACCACCGCCCTGCTGGATCGGCTTACGCACCACTGCCACATCGTCGAAACGGGCAACGAGTCCTACCGCCTGCAACACAGCAGCTTGGCGGCTCAGGCAAAGATCAAATCACGGGAGCGAAAACGCAAGGACGATCAGAAGCCGGTGGACGACGAACCGTTTTGA
- a CDS encoding sigma-70 family RNA polymerase sigma factor, giving the protein MENYYRELMCFLNAKLGNRQVAEDVVHDAYVRVLERSSDTPIEQPRAFLYRTALNLVIDGHRRNALRQSEPLEVLDNEERYFNPSPQTSLDHGQRLEMLQRALAELPRLCRESFLLRKLEGLSHPQIAEQLGISRSLVEKHIVNAMKHCRVRLRQWDGH; this is encoded by the coding sequence TTGGAAAACTACTATCGCGAGCTGATGTGCTTCCTCAACGCCAAGCTGGGCAATCGCCAGGTGGCCGAGGACGTGGTGCACGACGCTTATGTGCGGGTCCTGGAGCGCTCCAGCGATACGCCCATCGAGCAGCCGCGGGCGTTTCTCTATCGCACGGCGCTGAACCTGGTGATCGACGGCCATCGGCGCAATGCCCTGCGCCAGTCCGAGCCCCTGGAAGTGCTGGACAACGAGGAGCGCTATTTCAACCCTTCACCGCAGACCAGCCTCGACCACGGCCAGCGCCTGGAGATGCTGCAGCGAGCCCTGGCGGAACTGCCGCGGCTGTGTCGCGAGAGTTTTCTGTTGCGCAAGCTCGAAGGCTTGTCCCATCCGCAGATCGCCGAGCAGTTGGGGATTTCCCGCAGTCTGGTGGAGAAGCACATCGTCAATGCCATGAAGCATTGCCGGGTGCGGTTGCGGCAGTGGGATGGCCATTGA
- a CDS encoding lysine N(6)-hydroxylase/L-ornithine N(5)-oxygenase family protein, whose translation MTQAIASAHVHDLIGIGFGPSNLALAIALEERGQEHGPLDALFLDKQADYRWHGNTLVTQSELQISFLKDLVTLRNPTSPYSFVNYLKHHGRLVDFINLGTFYPCRMEFNDYLRWVAGHFQEHSRYGEEVLAIEPVLHNQQVEALRVISRDAQGAELVRTSRSVVVSAGGTARVPETFKGLKDDARVFHHSQYLQRMASQPCVNGQPMSIAIIGGGQSAAEAFIDLNDSFPSAQADIIMRGSALKPADDSPFVNEVFAPAFTDLVFQQTRDERERLVNEYHNTNYSVVDIDLIERIYGIFYRQKVSGVARHSLRTMTTVEKATATDLGIELILRNNATGEREVRHYDAVVLATGYERQMHRQLLAPLQEYLGDFEVDRNYRLITDERCQAGIYMQGFSQASHGLSDTLLSVLPIRAQEIADSLYEHGKSRGHSRSLRDMLLATAS comes from the coding sequence ATGACACAGGCAATTGCATCGGCCCACGTTCATGATTTGATCGGTATCGGTTTCGGCCCCTCGAACCTGGCGCTGGCCATTGCGCTGGAAGAGCGCGGGCAGGAGCACGGTCCGCTGGATGCGCTGTTTCTCGACAAGCAGGCGGACTATCGCTGGCATGGCAACACCCTGGTGACCCAGAGCGAACTGCAGATTTCCTTCCTCAAGGACCTGGTGACCCTGCGCAATCCCACCAGCCCCTATTCCTTCGTCAACTACCTCAAGCATCACGGGCGCCTGGTGGACTTCATCAACCTGGGCACCTTCTATCCGTGCCGCATGGAGTTCAACGACTACCTGCGCTGGGTCGCCGGCCACTTCCAGGAGCACAGCCGCTACGGTGAAGAGGTGCTGGCCATCGAGCCGGTGTTGCACAACCAGCAGGTCGAGGCGTTGCGGGTGATCTCCCGGGATGCCCAGGGCGCCGAGCTGGTGCGCACCAGTCGTTCGGTAGTGGTCAGCGCTGGCGGCACGGCGCGGGTTCCAGAAACCTTCAAGGGGCTCAAGGACGACGCGCGGGTGTTCCACCATTCCCAGTATCTGCAGCGCATGGCCAGCCAGCCCTGTGTCAATGGCCAGCCGATGAGCATCGCGATCATTGGCGGCGGGCAGAGCGCGGCGGAAGCCTTCATCGACCTCAATGACAGTTTTCCCTCGGCGCAGGCCGACATCATCATGCGTGGCTCGGCCCTCAAGCCGGCAGATGACAGTCCGTTCGTCAACGAAGTGTTCGCCCCGGCCTTCACCGACCTGGTATTCCAGCAGACTCGCGACGAGCGCGAGCGTCTGGTCAACGAGTACCACAACACCAATTACTCGGTGGTGGACATCGACCTGATCGAGCGCATCTACGGCATTTTCTACCGGCAGAAAGTCTCCGGCGTTGCGCGCCACAGCTTGCGCACCATGACCACGGTGGAGAAGGCCACGGCCACGGACCTGGGCATCGAGCTGATCCTGCGCAACAACGCCACCGGCGAGCGCGAAGTGCGGCATTACGATGCCGTGGTCCTGGCGACCGGCTACGAGCGGCAGATGCATCGCCAACTGCTGGCACCGCTGCAGGAATACCTGGGCGACTTCGAAGTGGACCGCAACTATCGACTGATCACCGACGAACGCTGCCAGGCCGGCATCTATATGCAGGGCTTCAGCCAGGCCAGCCACGGCCTGAGCGATACCCTGCTGTCGGTGCTGCCGATCCGTGCCCAGGAGATCGCCGACTCGCTGTACGAACACGGCAAGAGCCGCGGCCACAGCCGTTCGCTACGGGACATGCTGCTGGCTACCGCCAGCTGA
- a CDS encoding efflux RND transporter periplasmic adaptor subunit, producing the protein MKRPRHTRRALLAALCLIPVVAISAWSFIPPGRDQLATVQVSRGDIESSVTALGTLQPRRYVDVGAQASGQIRKIHVEAGDTVKEGQLLVEIDPATQQAKLDASRFSIENLQAQLQEQYAQNQLARQKYQRQQHLNAGGATREEDVQTAQAELKATQARIDMYKAQIRQAQASLRSDQAELGYTRIYAPMSGTVVAVDAREGQTLNAQQQTPLILRIAKLSPMTVWAEVSEADIGHVKPGMQAYFTTLSGGNRRWTSTVRQILPIPPKPLNETSQGGGSPASTSKSGSGRVVLYTVLLDVDNADNALMAEMTTQVFFVASQAKNVLTAPIAALQGSSEPDRQIARVVAKNGSIDERKVRVGISDRLRIQVLDGLNEGEHLLIGPANSSGG; encoded by the coding sequence ATGAAACGTCCCCGACATACCCGGCGCGCCCTGCTGGCAGCGCTGTGCTTGATTCCCGTTGTCGCCATCAGCGCCTGGAGCTTCATTCCCCCCGGACGCGACCAGCTCGCCACGGTGCAAGTCAGCCGGGGCGACATAGAGAGCAGCGTCACCGCCCTGGGCACCCTGCAACCGCGGCGCTATGTGGATGTCGGCGCCCAGGCCTCCGGGCAGATCCGCAAGATCCACGTCGAAGCCGGCGACACGGTCAAGGAAGGCCAGTTGCTGGTGGAGATCGACCCCGCCACCCAGCAGGCCAAGCTCGACGCCAGCCGTTTTTCCATCGAGAACCTGCAGGCGCAGTTGCAGGAGCAATACGCGCAGAACCAGTTGGCCCGACAGAAATACCAGCGCCAGCAGCATCTCAACGCCGGTGGCGCCACCCGCGAAGAAGACGTGCAGACCGCCCAGGCCGAACTCAAGGCCACCCAGGCGCGGATCGACATGTACAAGGCGCAGATCCGCCAGGCCCAGGCCAGCCTGCGCAGCGACCAAGCCGAGCTGGGCTATACGCGCATCTACGCACCGATGTCCGGCACCGTGGTGGCGGTGGACGCCCGCGAAGGCCAGACCCTCAACGCCCAGCAGCAGACGCCGCTGATCCTGCGCATCGCCAAGCTCTCGCCGATGACCGTCTGGGCCGAAGTCTCGGAGGCCGACATCGGCCACGTCAAACCCGGCATGCAGGCCTACTTCACCACCTTGAGCGGCGGCAACCGGCGCTGGACCAGCACCGTGCGCCAGATCCTGCCGATCCCGCCCAAGCCGCTCAACGAAACCAGCCAGGGCGGTGGCAGCCCCGCCAGCACCAGCAAGAGCGGCAGCGGCCGGGTGGTGCTGTACACCGTGCTGCTGGACGTGGACAACGCCGACAACGCGCTGATGGCGGAAATGACCACCCAAGTGTTCTTCGTCGCCAGCCAGGCAAAAAATGTCCTCACCGCGCCCATCGCCGCCCTGCAGGGCAGCAGCGAGCCGGACCGGCAGATTGCCCGGGTGGTGGCCAAGAACGGCTCGATCGACGAGCGCAAGGTCCGGGTCGGCATCAGCGACCGCCTGCGCATCCAGGTCCTGGATGGCTTGAACGAGGGCGAGCACCTGCTGATCGGCCCGGCCAACAGCAGCGGGGGTTGA
- the mgtA gene encoding magnesium-translocating P-type ATPase has protein sequence MKLSLLKEFFAGFLRTRHFSRHFRRLALLDSIRDASVSREVPPTLGQTLVAAANSDAAQLLDQLGSHTDGLSTEEAEAQRERYGLNEVEHEQALPWWTHLWHCYKNPFNLLLTLLAVISWLTEDMKAATVIFSMVVLSTLLRFWQEAKSNKAADALKAMVSNTATVMRPGSAPQAAPMLGRLLGAAAEATGAQRIELPIKQLVPGDLIVLSAGDMIPADCRVLSAKDLFVSQAAMTGESMPVEKFPRQQDADTSNPLDLDNILFMGTNVVSGSATAVILTTGNSTYFGALALRVSATDRAPTSFQNGVNKVSWLLIRFMFVMAPLVLFINGFTKGDWMEALLFALSIAVGLTPEMLPMIVTSTLAKGAVFLSRKKVIVKRLDAIQNFGAMDVLCTDKTGTLTQDKIFLSRHVDVWGEDSDDVLEMAYLNSYYQTGLKNLLDVAVLEHVEVHRELKVATAFQKVDEIPFDFTRRRMSVVVAEQDRPHLLICKGAVEEVLAVCRNVRHGEAEEALTDSLLARIRQVTADLNEEGLRVVAVAARPMLEGRDTYSLADERELTLIGYVAFLDPPKESTAPALKALAEHGVAVKVLTGDNELVTAKICREVGLEQQGLLMGNDIERMSDEQLAKAVETTNVFAKLTPTHKERIVRLLKANGHVVGFMGDGINDAPALRTADIGISVDSAVDIAKEAADIILLEKSLMVLEEGVLEGRRTFANMLKYIKMTASSNFGNVFSVLVASAFIPFLPMLPMHLLVQNLLYDISQIAIPFDNVDEDMLKQPQRWQPADVGRFMVFFGPISSIFDITTFALMWYVFDANTPDHQTLFQSGWFVVGLLTQTLIVHMIRTPKIPFLQSRAATPLLVMTGIIMAVGIFLPMGPLACWC, from the coding sequence ATGAAGCTCAGCCTGTTGAAAGAATTTTTCGCCGGATTTCTCCGTACCCGGCACTTTTCCCGGCATTTTCGCCGCCTGGCGCTGCTCGACAGTATCCGCGACGCCAGCGTCAGCCGCGAGGTGCCGCCGACCCTGGGGCAGACCCTGGTGGCCGCGGCCAACAGCGACGCCGCGCAACTGCTGGACCAGCTTGGCAGCCACACCGATGGCCTGAGCACCGAGGAGGCCGAAGCCCAGCGTGAGCGCTATGGCCTCAACGAGGTGGAGCACGAGCAGGCGCTGCCCTGGTGGACCCACCTGTGGCACTGCTACAAGAACCCCTTCAACCTGCTGCTGACCCTGCTGGCGGTGATCTCCTGGCTGACCGAGGACATGAAGGCGGCCACGGTGATTTTCTCCATGGTGGTGCTCTCGACCCTGCTGCGTTTCTGGCAGGAGGCCAAGTCGAACAAGGCCGCCGATGCCCTCAAGGCCATGGTCAGCAACACCGCCACGGTGATGCGTCCCGGCTCGGCGCCCCAGGCGGCGCCGATGCTCGGGCGTTTGCTGGGGGCCGCTGCCGAGGCCACGGGTGCCCAGCGCATCGAATTGCCGATCAAGCAACTGGTGCCCGGCGACCTGATCGTGCTCTCGGCCGGCGACATGATTCCTGCCGACTGCCGGGTGCTCAGCGCCAAGGACCTGTTCGTCAGCCAGGCGGCGATGACCGGTGAATCCATGCCGGTGGAGAAGTTCCCGCGCCAGCAGGACGCCGACACCAGCAACCCCCTGGATCTGGACAACATCCTGTTCATGGGCACCAACGTAGTCTCGGGCTCGGCCACCGCGGTGATCCTGACCACCGGCAACAGCACCTATTTCGGTGCCCTGGCCCTGCGGGTCAGCGCCACCGACCGCGCCCCGACTTCGTTCCAGAACGGGGTCAACAAGGTCAGCTGGCTGCTGATCCGCTTCATGTTCGTCATGGCGCCGCTGGTGCTGTTCATCAACGGCTTCACCAAGGGCGACTGGATGGAGGCGCTGCTGTTCGCGCTGTCGATCGCCGTCGGCCTGACCCCGGAAATGCTGCCGATGATCGTCACCTCGACCCTGGCCAAGGGCGCGGTGTTCCTCTCGCGCAAGAAGGTCATCGTCAAGCGCCTGGACGCGATCCAGAACTTCGGTGCCATGGACGTGCTGTGCACCGACAAGACCGGCACCCTGACCCAGGACAAGATCTTCCTCTCGCGGCACGTGGACGTCTGGGGCGAGGACTCCGACGACGTGCTGGAAATGGCCTACCTCAACAGCTACTACCAGACCGGGCTGAAGAACCTGCTGGACGTGGCGGTGCTGGAGCACGTCGAGGTGCACCGCGAACTCAAGGTGGCGACGGCGTTCCAGAAGGTCGATGAAATTCCCTTCGACTTCACCCGGCGGCGCATGTCGGTGGTGGTGGCGGAACAGGATCGGCCGCACCTGCTGATCTGCAAGGGGGCGGTGGAAGAAGTGCTGGCGGTATGCCGCAACGTGCGTCATGGCGAGGCTGAGGAAGCCTTGACCGACAGCCTGCTGGCGCGGATTCGCCAGGTCACCGCCGACCTCAACGAGGAGGGCCTGCGGGTGGTGGCGGTGGCGGCCCGGCCAATGCTCGAAGGGCGCGACACCTACAGCCTGGCGGACGAGCGCGAGCTGACCCTGATCGGCTACGTGGCGTTCCTCGATCCGCCCAAGGAAAGCACCGCGCCGGCCCTCAAGGCCCTGGCCGAGCATGGCGTGGCGGTCAAGGTGCTGACCGGCGACAACGAGCTGGTGACGGCCAAGATCTGCCGCGAAGTGGGCCTGGAGCAGCAGGGCCTGCTGATGGGCAACGACATCGAGCGCATGAGCGACGAGCAACTGGCCAAGGCGGTGGAAACCACCAACGTCTTCGCCAAGCTGACCCCGACCCACAAGGAGCGGATTGTCCGCCTGCTCAAGGCCAACGGCCACGTGGTGGGCTTCATGGGCGACGGGATCAACGACGCGCCGGCGCTGCGCACCGCCGACATCGGCATTTCGGTGGACAGCGCGGTGGACATCGCCAAGGAAGCGGCGGACATCATCCTGCTGGAAAAGAGCCTGATGGTACTGGAAGAGGGCGTGCTGGAAGGGCGCCGCACCTTCGCCAACATGCTCAAGTACATCAAGATGACCGCCAGCTCGAACTTCGGCAACGTGTTCTCGGTACTGGTGGCCAGCGCCTTCATCCCGTTCCTGCCGATGCTGCCCATGCACCTGCTGGTACAGAACCTGCTCTATGACATTTCGCAGATCGCCATCCCTTTCGACAACGTCGACGAGGACATGCTCAAGCAACCCCAGCGCTGGCAGCCGGCGGATGTCGGGCGCTTCATGGTGTTCTTCGGGCCGATCAGCTCGATCTTCGACATCACCACCTTTGCCTTGATGTGGTACGTGTTCGACGCCAACACCCCGGACCACCAGACCCTGTTCCAGTCCGGCTGGTTCGTGGTGGGGCTGCTGACCCAGACCCTGATCGTGCACATGATCCGCACGCCGAAGATTCCGTTCCTGCAGAGCCGCGCGGCCACGCCGTTGCTGGTGATGACCGGGATCATCATGGCGGTGGGGATTTTCCTGCCGATGGGCCCTTTGGCGTGTTGGTGCTGA
- a CDS encoding MgtC/SapB family protein, whose translation MQALHNINLDSLIDTLVSLSAAFILGGLIGFERQYRQRTAGLRTNVLVAVGAAIFVDMANRLGGADGAVRVVAYVVSGIGFLGAGVIMREEGNVRGLNTAATLWASAAVGACAGADLILEALLGTLFVLAANTLLRPIVNNINRQPLDVISAEVTNIVYVIAQRSKQKAVFALLEAELERSNYPASDVDVHAFGNDEVEIEATLATTSVDGEELDALVARLSTSALVQQAFWSPSTTE comes from the coding sequence ATGCAGGCCCTGCACAACATCAACCTGGACTCGCTGATCGACACCCTGGTCAGCCTCAGCGCGGCCTTCATCCTCGGTGGCCTGATCGGTTTCGAACGCCAGTACCGCCAGCGCACTGCGGGCTTGCGCACCAATGTGCTGGTGGCGGTGGGCGCGGCGATTTTCGTCGACATGGCCAACCGCCTGGGGGGAGCCGACGGCGCGGTGCGGGTGGTGGCCTACGTGGTGTCGGGCATCGGCTTTCTCGGGGCCGGGGTGATCATGCGCGAGGAGGGCAACGTCCGCGGTCTGAACACCGCCGCCACCCTCTGGGCTTCGGCGGCGGTGGGTGCCTGCGCCGGTGCCGACCTGATCCTCGAAGCGTTGTTGGGCACCCTGTTCGTGCTGGCCGCCAATACCCTGCTGCGGCCCATCGTCAACAACATCAACCGCCAGCCGCTGGACGTGATCTCCGCCGAGGTCACCAACATCGTCTATGTGATTGCCCAGCGTTCGAAGCAGAAGGCGGTGTTCGCCCTGCTGGAAGCCGAGCTGGAACGCAGCAACTACCCGGCCAGCGATGTCGACGTGCACGCTTTTGGCAACGATGAAGTGGAGATCGAGGCGACCCTGGCCACCACCTCGGTGGACGGTGAGGAGCTGGATGCGCTGGTGGCGCGGCTGTCCACCTCGGCCCTGGTGCAGCAGGCGTTCTGGAGCCCGAGCACCACCGAGTGA